The stretch of DNA TACCACTTTGATAACCCTCTCATAGCCCTTACAGCTGTAATAACCCTCTCATACCCCTTACTGCTGTACTATACAACGGttaggtccggtccattgtctctattggtcagtttgcgttccagccatgacaatatccacgatatacgcacggctaaatggaCTGTTCACACTTTTAAAATTACTCTGCATTTATAGATCATCATTATATCTACTTTGTCATAAAATTAATGAACCTAACTTAACGTTATCATTATCTAGCctctagtagcctaccaaagtaaagtcaaataaaattagtgagtttaaagtgtcctttgattttgattttaaaaCTTTTAAGGCAGCATACTCGGATGATCGAAATACCAGaaagaccaccaaaccccggcGAAGCAAATTATGACTCATAAAGACACAGAGTTATTTCcaagcaaccaataaactactgttcagcggaagaatacatttaccataaaacatagttccctTAGAgatacattaatttaatgtttatcttgtctttctttagtgaaaatttgaaagataaatgtggtaaccattgtataaaagtgttatgtaactcgaacctgtggtatatcgtggatattcgatataccacaggttctcgttccataacgcttaattAACCCTCTCAAACCCTTTACTGCTGTAATAACCCTCTCATAGCCCTTACTGCTGTAATAACCCTCTCATACcccatatttattatttcagtaaGTAACCATTTTAAACTGCCATTCTTTCATGggagggtggcacggatggtgcagtgggtagcactgccgcctcacagcaaggaggtcctgggtttgaatcggccggggcctctctgtgcggagtttgcatgttctccccgtgtctgcgtgggtttcctccgggtactccggtttcctcccacagtccaaagacatgcaggttaggctgattggagagtctaaattgcccataggtatgagtgtgtgagtgaatggtgtgtgtgccctgcaatggactggcgactggctgttcattttgtattatttagaaGCCATAATATCTTTTTGAGCATGTTATGGTTTTGAATTTTTAAGTTTGAGCAGTCTTTGTTTCGTTGCCGTGGAGAAAACAACAGTTACAAAATATTATCCCACACGTCAAGATATTTCATTCAAAGTCATGTGTTgtcctcccctctgtctctgacttTTCTCAGCTTAATCATAGATTTTATAGAGCATAGAGCTTATTGTCATTGTAGAGATTGGGTTTATTGGCATTTCTTAGTCATAGGTACACTTAGAGTGGGGGATACTGATCCATGTGAACCTGTTTCTCTCCCAGTAATGGTTTCGTGGGGTGGACACCCTGCACCTCATGCTGCGGCTCAGGAAGACGCCTGGAAGAAGATTCTGGAATTCCTGGAATGCCATCTCAGAGGGGGGGATTAGTCTTCCTTTGATGCAAGCCCTGTCCACAAAGCAAAATCTTTACAAGTGCAGTCAACAGATCAGTTTCAATATTGTATGTAAACCTACTTTAGTTTTATATTGCTTTGAGGTCAGTCTCCTTCCATGTGAAATGTGCTACAATGAGGTATGTAATTATTTGaacagtggtataatttctgttcttttggctctgtactccagcacattggatttgaaatgaaaccatggatatgaggttaaaatgcagactgtcacctttaatttgaagatacatccatatcgggtgctCCATGTAGGAATAACATAACCTTCTTATACATAGCCTCCCCCCATCTTAGGGGAcccaaagtaattggacagttggcttctcagatgTCTGTGATTAAACTGGTGTATCCAATCACTTCATTTGTGCAGAGGTTTATTGTTTAATCTCCCTAACACGATGTGAAGAAATACACTGCATGTTTACCTGCCAGTGGATTCAGATCATTGGCACACTTGCTAATCAAGATGAATGAATGGAAACAGTGGCCAATGATCAGTTTAAAGTGAGGGTCTCAATTTTTTCCTGATCCAACCCCAAAACAATGTATGCAACCACATGCACTCTAACCACACAACATGCTTCCTTCTTAACAACACCCTTTAGCTGTGACTATGTTGGTGATAGAccatgtcatctcatgccttgTTGTGACTTCCTTTTTCCGCCCCCAAATTGTCAGAAATGTCTGGTAATATTAAATGGGGTTGCAGCCCTCAGTTTGGCAACCCcttgtttaaaggtacaatgggtaagatttttgtgttaaaacattgttaccagaccattgtaaatcccttcctaagATTGAAAATGGCTCACttacatgttgactcaccctctgcctgtgtttatagtccttcatttcgtgtttcaaaatatacagttgacgggccgacactctataccaaaacattgtatagctgtacaatgattcaagctcattggttgaaaattggttctaattgccacagccaatggcgtgggaggaaggtgggataaacagtgtcgtggtttgagggtgtttgtggcTGCAATTCCAGGTCCAAAATGAGCTATTGTACCATTCAAGGTCAATTTTTGCTGCCACTGCACCTGCCATATCTGTTTTTATTGGAccagaaatgtatatttatttcaaGTGTAATTTAAAAACCAATCAACAACATTTGAAGatatgcggcctgtagcgtagtggttaaggtaaacgactgggacccgcaaggtcggtggttctaatcccggtcagtgcagccacaataagatccgcacagccgttgggcccttgagcaaggcccttaaccccacattgctccaggagaggattgtctcctgcttagtctaatcaactgtacgtcgctctggataagagtgtctgccaaatgccaatactgTAATGAAGAAGTGGGTTCATGGTGCTTACCTCACTGAAACTCACAAACCCCTCCCCACTAAAGGTCATTCCCTGTGAGGTCATGACATGCTGATGTAACCATGGCAACCATGGCAATGAATTCTTGGAAGTCAATTTTAAGGTCGCCATTTTGGTCCAGGTCAAGGAAGAGCTGGTCCAATGTCTCATTGTCCTGAATATTCTGTAGGAAAAGCAATATAGTAACAAGAGGAGAGGTAGACAGTGGGGAATTTTCACTGTAGACTGTGGTCTTTGGATTTAATGTCACCAATTAATCCTGTATCAGAATAACATttcttaaatatttttgttttttaatgtatcAGACATGTTCTGGCGTTTAGATGGTTCCAGCTGTTTCACAATAACATAAAATACTTTACGAACAAATAAGCATAAAAagataataatttttttctgagTCAAATGTGGATAACACTGCTCCCAATATGTCTGGCTTAAAACATAATAACAACAGTCACAcatggtggtagtgtgatggtgtgggatgctttgctgccttggGACCTGGATAACTTGCCATTGTtaaaggaaccatgaattctgctctttGCCTTttagggttttttcttcattatggtgagaattcttcggtCAATAACTGGTCTACCAGGCCCTTtgcgattactgagctcaccagtgagTGCTCTCTTAATGATGTTGCAAAATGTTTGCTAAGCCATGTTTTGACTTACTGCATGTCTGaatctttttatttcttatttcgtGGCTTCCTTCACTTTCATTGGCTctgctctggtcctcatgttaacaaacaccaataacagacttcataggcaatcaaaagcctagaatcaagactagagaGAAAGCTCTCATACCTGCACCAATGAAGAAATTGAATAGACCTGACTAGTCAGAAACACCTATGAAgccatttgtctcaaacatggCACACTGAAATgggcatgaaaatcccaggagatcagcagtttctgagatactcaaaccaccttgtctgtcaccaacaatcattacacagtcaaagtaactttttttccccattctgatggttgatgtgaacattaacttaagctcctgacccgtatctacatgattatatgcattgcactgctgccacacaattggctgattagataattgcatgaataaataggtgtaataaagtaaaaatgttcctaataaagtgcttggtgattGTATGTATTAAAAGTTCTATAATTTCTTcatggtgaaatcaaaatgtataaaaatatagatactgaaagatttcttatacccacactaaggaagtgattgaatacacctgtcaAATCAAACAAATCAACCCATCCCGCCACCATTTTGATTGCACTATAAAACCATACATACCATGATGAAGCAACTCAACTCATTATTGATTAGTTCCTTCAGATCTGCCTTCCTTAGTGTGCATTGGTGTTTGGAATACTTGTGGAACACTTGGATTATAGTCATCATGGAGTTCTCCAGATCTGACATCGTCACTATATACAAAACAGATATATAGTCAGTcattattattggcacccttgacaaatatgcacacaaattctaaactaaaaaaaatacagctattgagataagctttattttccaacatgtttaAAGTAGTGCGcttgattaattattcaatggaatcaagttttatatatttcaaataaaacataattcccCAAAACAGGTTTAATACAGCCATGAGctttttcctataatttgtgataaggttaggaAACACATTCGgtgggatttttgaccattcctccatgcagaacctttcagaataattgattgggtttgtgcttattgACCCCCCTCTTCAAACCAGACCACATGTTTTGATGGATGATTTAAGTTTttcattgtacgttgctctggataagagtgtctgctaaatgccttgtaatgtaatgtaataaaagttTTGAGATGGTCATTGCAGGACACGGATGGTGTTTTCACTTAATAATGTTTGTGTAGATGTATGTATGTGGATTTTGTAGTCATTGTCCTGCAGGACAATCAaacagcttcctagcagagacaaccagattttctgccaaaatgtcccCATACTTTGTTGCGCCATTGATCATAAATagagcccctggaccactggaaGCAAAACACCTCCAAAACCTCAATGGCCCACCTCCATGTTTggcagtaggtatgaggtgtttTTTCTTGTATGCATCCGCTTTTTCCACCACACATGTCGATGGTGTGCATGGCGAAAGTGTTCaagattttgtttattgtgtaaGTACTGTCTTCGTATCACCCCTCCAAAGATTCTGTTGGTATGAagatgccattttatggttctttttgacaGGTCAAAGAGGGGACCTCAAGATGCAACTTGTAATTCTTCAAGTTGAATGGTGGCAAGTTTGTAACTATTCCaaaccttttacattttttgtattattgacTTTACAGTGTGAAGTGGTGTGTTTAacaattgtatgtatttttgtacccattatcaGACCTGGTCATTACcatctcttctgaattgactgtTCTTAGTGTTtttccatgctgatggatgacaaagggatttagcATTTTTATTACCTTATTTTCAGAAAGTgatagaatgacacaatatagtttgcattacattacattaatggcattttggcagatgctcttatccagagcgacgtatagttgtttagactaagcaggagacaatcccccctggagcaatgctgggttaagggccttgctcaagggcccaacggctgtgcggatcttattgtggctacaaaactttattgccaatttcactttgtttgatttcatttacaatcattgttaggggtgccaaatttgacacctatggttttgAGAAAGAAATGTGAATAGACATTGAGAAAAGAgtcaatgtattgaaataaaagtatgtcaTTTTCCCATGTGTTTGAACATAATGTATAGATTattttctgtgttgtttattatatgcagcctttctcCTTAATTTTTATTAAGCGTGCCAATAATCCTGGATCCCATGGAAGTTCCATTCGTCCAAGATTAACTGCATTAAGTAGAAtcttattgccaatttcactttgattttatttacactaATTGTTATGGGTACCATTAAAATgactttctgaaaaaaatagatacttaataaaaaacatgagataaaagaaatatgaaagtgaATGTGAATGATGAAATTGTAATTATATGCAGCCATTTTTATGAAGggcaccaataattctggagctgactgtatgcATGCTTGCTGTTCAATGCGGATAATGCCAAAATATGCAGGCGACATCTAATCTAGATTTTTGCCTCAGTTTACCTAAAACCtgtcaaacattttcttaaGTAAACCCATTGAATTTACTTTTTTGCCATAGGTTCAGAATGAACACtattaattattgttttttttttactgtggtaTAAATAGCATGTGTTAGCCTAGTTGTTAGGTGTGTCTTCAGGGCAGGCAAACGACAATGATCAAGCAAGTTGCAGTTATAATCATCATTATGATCATCATCATTGTGTTTATCATTACTATAGACTGTATCTACCATATCATCATACATATTATATGCTCAGATACAGTTGATAACATCAAATTATAAATGTCAACACTTTTTATGTTTAACAAATACCTGTAGCCTATTTAGCTCATTTTCTTCCTTGCCGTCTTATAACTTCTAATTCCTTGGACTAAATGGCTGAATGTTTAGGACTAATTGTGGTTTTACCAGTG from Conger conger chromosome 14, fConCon1.1, whole genome shotgun sequence encodes:
- the LOC133110706 gene encoding protein S100-B-like; the protein is MSDLENSMMTIIQVFHKYSKHQCTLRKADLKELINNELSCFIMNIQDNETLDQLFLDLDQNGDLKIDFQEFIAMVAMVTSACHDLTGNDL